CCCTGCCCCTCTCACGTCACGGCCTGCTGGGCGGAGCCGTGCTCGCCTTCGCACGCAGCCTGGGAGAGTTCGGCGCCACCACCAGGGTGGCGCCGAACTCTCCCAGGCTGCGTGCGAAGGCGAGCACGGCTCCGCCCAGCAGGCCGTGACGTGAGAGGGGCAGGGTGATCTCGGTGAATACCGACCACTCATTGCGTCCCAGCACGCGCGCGGCATTCTCGAGCGCGCCATCGATGCCGTCGAAGGCGGCCTTGGTCGTCCAGACCGCAAGCGGAAGGGAGACCACCACCGACGCCGCCACCGCCGCCCAGCGCGTGAAGGGGAGGCTCACGCCGAAGGGGGCCAGCGCGGCCCCCACAAGGCCGTGCCGTCCCAGCAGGTCGAGCAAAAAGAAGCCGGTGACCACGGGCGGCAGCACCAGGGGCAGGTTCACCACGGCCGACAGAAGGCTCTTGCCCGGAAGGGCCGAGCGGCTCAGCAGCCACGCCAGCGCCACGGCCAGCGGCATCACCAGAACCGTGCTCATGGCCGCGATCTCGAGCGAGAGAAGAACGGGGCCCGCGATGGCGTCGCTCACGGCAGGGGCTCCATGATGGGCTCGAAGCCGTGGGTCCGTGCCGCCTCGCGACCGCGCGGGCTGGCCATCAGCGCCAGCACCGCGGCGGCGCCCTCGCGGTTGTCGGCCTGGCGTGGAACCACGGCGACATACACGATGGGGGCGTGGCTGTCGTCGGGCAGGCGGGTCACGACCCGCAGGCGCGTGGCCTCGCTGCGGCTGTCGGTCTCGTACACCACGGCGGCGTCGACCTCACCGCGCGCGGCCCAGCCGAGCACGACCCGCGCATCGGCGCCGAGCACCCGACGACCGTCGAGGGCGCTCCAGAGGTCGAGGTGGCGAAGCGACTGCTCGGCGTAGCGGCCGGCCGGTACGATGCGGGGGTCTCCCAGGGCAAGCCGACCGCGCTGTCGCAGGTCATCGAGTGCGCGCACCGCGCCATCGACGGGGGCCACGACCACGAGGTGGTTGCGGTACAGAGACACCCCGGTCTGCTTCTCCGCCAGACCTTGTTGTACGAGGGTTCGCGCGTCTTCCATGGACGCCGAGACGAAGAGGTCGGCGGGAGCGCCGTGGGCGATCTGCGCGCGGGCCTGCGACGACGCGGCGAACGAGCACCGCACCTCGAGCCCGTTGTCGTGCGCCGCGCGGGTCACCTCACCCATCAGATCGACGAGGCTGGCCGCGGCCAGAACCTTCACGGTCGCAGAGGGGTGGCGTACACACGAAGCGGAGAGCAGCAACGCTAGCGTCGCCATGGCGAGAGAGACGGAGGGGAGGGGTTTCACCGCGCTCAGGACGGTTCGTTCGCGCCCCCGCCCGCGGGGTTCTTCTCCGGGTGCTCGCGCGCCAGGAAGTCTTCGATGAAGGCGTGCAGGCGCTCACATGCCGCGGGGTCCGGGTCGACGAACCGAACGCCGCTGATGAAGCGCTGGGTGAACTCGAAGTTCTTCGACTCTGACCAGACCCTGAGGCCGTTGAAGTTCAGCGACTCGGTGTCGGTGAGGTGCACCTCAACCCCTACCGCTCTGTCGCTCGGAAGGGCTTTGTCGGTCATGACGCGCATGCCGTGCCCGCCGATGGTTACGCCGAGGATGTGCGCGAAACGGGTGCCCTCGATGTCACACTCGAGATCGCCTGGGCTGAGCCGGGCTTCGCTGCGTCGATCGTCTTCGCCAGGTGGAGCCACTGCGGCCTCCTCTCGGACTGCACCGGTGTGCTCGGTGACAGCGCGCCGCGTCA
The genomic region above belongs to Pseudomonadota bacterium and contains:
- the modA gene encoding molybdate ABC transporter substrate-binding protein; amino-acid sequence: MATLALLLSASCVRHPSATVKVLAAASLVDLMGEVTRAAHDNGLEVRCSFAASSQARAQIAHGAPADLFVSASMEDARTLVQQGLAEKQTGVSLYRNHLVVVAPVDGAVRALDDLRQRGRLALGDPRIVPAGRYAEQSLRHLDLWSALDGRRVLGADARVVLGWAARGEVDAAVVYETDSRSEATRLRVVTRLPDDSHAPIVYVAVVPRQADNREGAAAVLALMASPRGREAARTHGFEPIMEPLP
- the modB gene encoding molybdate ABC transporter permease subunit, with the protein product MSDAIAGPVLLSLEIAAMSTVLVMPLAVALAWLLSRSALPGKSLLSAVVNLPLVLPPVVTGFFLLDLLGRHGLVGAALAPFGVSLPFTRWAAVAASVVVSLPLAVWTTKAAFDGIDGALENAARVLGRNEWSVFTEITLPLSRHGLLGGAVLAFARSLGEFGATLVVAPNSPRLRAKASTAPPSRP